One Brassica oleracea var. oleracea cultivar TO1000 chromosome C7, BOL, whole genome shotgun sequence genomic window carries:
- the LOC106304807 gene encoding uncharacterized protein LOC106304807, with protein MVRRREGLTLPISSSSPSLPEPLVAPLASQKPKQRLSKQLSMRETPRDVAWEKRRRQMLKIQEKKQKGLSDSDYDPTDLTDEDLRELKGSIELGFGFKEEAGLKLCNTLPALDLYFAVNRQLSPLPSPSSSRSSNGGDGSLPSTSASSSSIPCSPRTDSDSLKILCPGDSPQQVKQRLRHWAQAVACSVMQSH; from the exons ATGGTGAGGAGAAGAGAAGGCCTTACCTTACCAATCTCGTCTTCATCACCATCACTTCCTGAGCCACTAGTGGCCCCGTTAGCCTCGCAGAAACCAAAACAGCGGTTATCAAAGCAACTATCAATGCGTGAGACACCAAGAGATGTTGCTTGGGAGAAAAGGCGCCGTCAGATGTTAAAGATTCAGGAAAAGAAGCAGAAAGGCCTCTCTGACAGCGATTATGATCCTACTGATCTAACCGATGAAGACTTAAGGGAGCTCAAAGGGTCCATCGAGTTAGGGTTTGGATTCAAGGAAGAAGCAGGACTGAAGTTGTGCAACACATTACCAGCATTAGATCTTTACTTTGCTGTGAATAGGCAGCTTTCGCCTCTCCCTTCACCTAGTAGCAGCCGTAGCAGCAACGGAGGAGATGGCTCTTTACCTTCTACATCTGCTTCCTCAAGCAGCATTCCTTGTAGCCCAAGAACCGACTCGGATTCATTAAAGATCTTATGTCCAG GGGACAGTCCACAACAAGTGAAACAAAGATTAAGGCATTGGGCACAAGCTGTTGCATGTTCTGTGATGCAGTCTCACTAA
- the LOC106305664 gene encoding receptor-like protein kinase ANXUR2, with the protein MNEKTRTLCSLLCFFSVLLVSISQSNGQDLALACGASESSADPDKKKWEPDTKFLKTPNTDHATATYQDPSLLSTIPYMTARIFTAPATYEIPVKGDKRHLLRLHFYPSAYTGLNIDDSYFSVAANDVTLLSNFSASITCQALTQAYLVREYSLAPTLKDALTITFTPSDKHPKAFAFINGIEVVEMPELFDTAVLVGFTDQTADAKSANLQTMFRLNVGGQDIPGSQDSGGLTRTWYNDAPYIFSAGLGVTLRASNNFRIDYQKMPVSTAPPDVYKTARSQGPNGDLNVNSNLTWMFQVDTNFTYIMRLHFCEFQQSKVNQKAFNIYINNRTAQGDTNAADIIAWSGGKGVPTYKDYAMYVDASNGGAGGEDVSLQMTPSKFAQPEYLDSQLNGLEIFKMDTMKNLAGPNPKPSPMQANQDGKREFRRDKRITAFIIGSAGGVAAVLLCALCFTMYQRKRKFQGSDSYTSSWLPIYGNSHTSATKSTISGKSNTGSHLSNLAAGLCRRFTLSEIKHGTQNFDESNVIGVGGFGKVYKGVIDGTTKVAIKKSNPNSEQGLNEFETEIELLSRLRHKHLVSLIGYCDDGGEMCLIYDYMSLGTLREHLYNTKRPQLTWKRRLELAIGSARGLHYLHTGAKYTIIHRDVKTTNILLDENWVAKVSDFGLSKTGPNMNQGHVTTVVKGSFGYLDPEYFRRQQLTEKSDVYSFGVVLFEILCARPALNPSLPKEQVSLGDWAMNCKKKGTLEDIVDPNLKGKINPECLKKFADTAEKCLSDSGLDRPTMGDVLWNLEFALQLQETADGSRQTTPSRGGESEDLAGEGGGMAVNVGGAGEHDVSDLSSEESSGIFSQIVNPKGR; encoded by the exons ATGAACGAGAAAACGAGGACCCTGTGTTCCCTCCTCTGTTTCTTCTCTGTTCTTCTAGTTTCTATCTCTCAATCTAACGGCCAAGATCTCGCGTTGGCATGCGGGGCATCAGAATCATCTGCTGATCCAGACAAGAAGAAATGGGAACCCGACACCAAGTTCTTGAAAACACCAAACACGGATCATGCAACAGCAACGTATCAAGATCCATCTCTTCTCTCAACGATTCCTTACATGACAGCAAGAATCTTCACAGCTCCTGCCACTTACGAGATCCCGGTTAAAGGAGACAAGAGACATTTGCTCCGGTTGCATTTCTACCCATCAGCATATACGGGACTCAACATTGATGACTCTTACTTCTCTGTAGCAGCTAACGATGTCACCCTTCTAAGCAACTTTAGTGCGTCCATCACATGTCAAGCCTTAACACAAGCTTACCTCGTTAGAGAATATTCTCTTGCACCAACCCTAAAAGATGCCTTGACCATCACGTTTACTCCTTCGGATAAACATCCTAAAGCGTTTGCTTTCATAAACGGTATTGAAGTCGTTGAGATGCCGGAACTGTTTGATACAGCTGTTCTCGTTGGGTTCACAGACCAAACAGCTGATGCTAAGTCCGCGAATCTTCAGACAATGTTTAGGCTTAACGTTGGTGGTCAGGACATTCCCGGAAGCCAAGACTCTGGCGGGTTAACAAGAACTTGGTACAACGATGCGCCTTACATATTCAGCGCAG GTCTTGGTGTTACCCTTCGAGCAAGCAACAACTTTAGGATTGATTACCAGAAAATGCCGGTCTCGACCGCACCACCTGATGTCTACAAAACAGCTAGATCACAAGGACCAAATGGAGATCTCAACGTTAATTCTAATCTCACATGGATGTTTCAAGTTGATACTAACTTCACTTACATCATGAGACTCCACTTCTGTGAGTTCCAGCAATCTAAAGTTAATCAAAAAGCTTTCAACATATACATCAACAACAGAACCGCACAAGGGGACACCAACGCTGCGGATATAATCGCGTGGTCAGGAGGGAAAGGTGTCCCAACCTACAAGGACTACGCGATGTACGTTGATGCTAGCAACGGTGGAGCAGGAGGTGAAGATGTTTCACTTCAGATGACTCCTTCTAAATTTGCTCAACCAGAGTATCTCGATTCTCAGCTCAATGGGCTAGAGATTTTCAAGATGGACACGATGAAAAACCTAGCGGGCCCAAACCCTAAACCATCTCCTATGCAAGCTAACCAAGATGGTAAAAGAGAGTTTCGAAGAGACAAAAGAATCACAGCTTTTATCATCGGTTCAGCTGGTGGAGTAGCAGCGGTTTTACTATGTGCATTGTGTTTCACAATGTATCAAAGGAAACGTAAGTTTCAAGGAAGCGACTCTTACACATCGAGTTGGCTTCCTATATACGGAAACTCGCACACGTCCGCAACAAAATCTACTATATCCGGTAAGAGCAACACGGGAAGCCACTTATCTAACCTTGCAGCTGGTCTATGTCGAAGATTCACGTTGTCTGAGATCAAACACGGAACTCAAAACTTCGACGAGTCTAACGTCATTGGAGTTGGAGGGTTTGGTAAAGTTTACAAAGGAGTTATAGACGGAACCACAAAAGTGGCCATCAAGAAATCAAACCCTAATTCAGAACAAGGTCTCAACGAGTTCGAGACAGAGATAGAACTTCTCTCGAGATTAAGACACAAACATTTGGTCTCCTTGATAGGTTACTGCGACGATGGAGGAGAGATGTGTTTGATATACGATTACATGTCACTCGGAACACTTAGGGAGCATCTTTACAACACGAAGAGACCTCAGTTAACTTGGAAACGACGTCTAGAGCTCGCTATTGGATCTGCAAGAGGATTGCATTACCTTCACACAG GTGCAAAGTATACGATCATACACCGTGACGTGAAGACAACGAACATCTTACTCGATGAGAATTGGGTTGCGAAGGTCTCCGACTTTGGTTTATCCAAAACCGGACCGAACATGAACCAAGGTCATGTCACGACCGTAGTCAAAGGAAGTTTCGGGTATTTAGATCCAGAGTACTTTAGGAGACAGCAGTTAACTGAGAAGTCAGATGTGTACTCTTTTGGAGTTGTTTTGTTTGAGATCTTATGTGCTAGACCGGCGTTAAACCCTAGCTTGCCTAAGGAGCAAGTGAGTCTTGGAGACTGGGCGATGAACTGTAAAAAGAAAGGGACGTTAGAGGATATCGTTGATCCTAATCTTAAAGGGAAGATTAATCCTGAGTGTTTGAAGAAGTTTGCGGACACGGCGGAGAAGTGTCTCTCCGATAGTGGTTTAGATCGGCCGACCATGGGAGATGTTTTGTGGAATCTTGAGTTTGCGCTTCAATTACAAGAAACTGCTGATGGGTCGCGACAAACAACGCCTAGCCGTGGAGGTGAGTCCGAGGATTTAGCCGGAGAAGGTGGTGGTATGGCGGTTAACGTCGGCGGCGCCGGAGAACATGACGTGAGTGACTTGTCTTCCGAGGAAAGCAGTGGGATATTTTCTCAAATTGTAAACCCTAAAGGGCGATGA
- the LOC106301896 gene encoding probable WRKY transcription factor 74 has translation MEEVEAANKAAVESCHGILNLLSQQTNDPKSLLVETREAVIKFKRVTSLLTRGLGGQRKIKKLNNNNNYYKFMSPLLPQHIFLESPICSNNAITGCVPVLAPKPLQVIPPAAPSYGEQRPVHPPPMMLNHKMCVDKSFLELKPPSLRAVDQKPYQYIRNHQQGVYYRSNSGLNLKFDGSGGGGSCYSPSVSNGSRSFVSSLSMDGSVTDYDRNSFHLIGLPQGSDHVSQHSRRTSCSGSLKCGNKSKCHCSKKRKSRVKRSIKVPAISNKIADIPPDEYSWRKYGQKPIKGSPHPRGYYKCSSVRGCPARKHVERCVDEASMLIVSYEGEHNHARMLSSQSAHT, from the exons ATGGAGGAAGTTGAAGCTGCAAACAAAGCAGCAGTGGAAAGCTGTCATGGAATCTTGAATCTCTTGTCACAACAAACCAATGATCCTAAATCCCTACTGGTTGAAACAAGAGAAGCAGTTATCAAGTTCAAGAGAGTCACTTCTCTTTTGACTAGAGGGTTAGGAGGTCAAAGAAAGATCAAAAAACTCAACAACAACAACAACTACTACAAGTTTATGTCTCCTTTGTTGCCCCAACACATCTTCTTGGAAAGTCCCATTTGCAGTAATAATGCTATAACCGGTTGCGTTCCAGTTCTAGCACCAAAGCCTCTTCAGGTTATACCACCTGCTGCTCCTAGTTATGGTGAACAGAGACCGGTTCACCCTCCACCTATGATGCTTAACCATAAAATGTGTGTTGACAAGTCGTTTCTGGAGCTAAAGCCACCGTCTCTTCGAGCTGTTGATCAAAAGCCATATCAGTATATCCGTAACCACCAGCAAGGAGTGTACTATAGGAGCAACAGTGGTTTAAACCTAAAGTTTGATGGGTCTGGTGGTGGTGGTAGTTGCTATTCCCCAAGTGTTTCCAACGGCTCAAGATCGTTTGTGTCATCTCTTAGTATGGATGGGAGTGTGACGGACTACGATAGAAACTCGTTTCATTTGATCGGATTACCTCAGGGGTCTGATCATGTATCGCAGCATTCCAGGAGGACAAGCTGCTCTGGTAGTTTGAAATGTGGAAATAAGAGCAAGTGTCATTGTTCTAAGAAAAG GAAGTCGAGGGTGAAACGATCCATCAAAGTACCTGCAATCAGTAACAAGATTGCAGATATACCACCAGATGAATACTCATGGAGGAAGTATGGACAAAAGCCAATAAAGGGTTCTCCTCATCCTAG GGGATACTATAAATGCAGCAGCGTGCGAGGTTGTCCAGCAAGGAAGCATGTTGAACGATGTGTAGACGAAGCTTCGATGCTTATTGTGTCTTATGAAGGCGAGCATAACCATGCGAGAATGCTCTCCTCCCAGTCAGCTCACACCTGA
- the LOC106301897 gene encoding protein WAVE-DAMPENED 2 has product MGREVVESVNKDASNGRIHVHVAPKIAAEEDYEVKECTEEASLSQNHQSPPSVITENDVKKPLEPDNKNSLDEEDESSLTSSAATSLRNAKSRAVTHGTAPRFRSAQRAEKRKEYYQKLEEKHQALEAERNELEQRQKEEQEAAIKQLRKNLKFKANPVPNFYYQGPPVKPELKKFPLTRPKSPKLNLSRRKSCGDAINSSGEENPKSVSTQNRHSVGKTELKPVSVNEDSSMEEGVTIT; this is encoded by the exons ATGGGAAGAGAAGTTGTTGAGTCGGTGAACAAAGATGCATCCAATGGAAGGATTCACGTTCACGTGGCTCCCAAGATAGCTGCAGAGGAGGATTATGAGGTTAAAGAATGCACTGAGGAGGCTTCTCTCTCCCAGAATCATCAATCTCCTCCTAGTGTAATCACTGAG AATGATGTGAAGAAACCGTTGGAGCCTGATAACAAGAACAGTTTGGATGAAGAAGATGAATCTTCTCTTACTTCTTC CGCTGCAACATCCTTGAGGAATGCTAAGTCTAGAGCAGTAACTCATGGAACTGCTCCACGGTTTAGGAGTGCTCAGCGCGCTGAAAAACGCAAGGAG TACTACCAAAAGCTTGAAGAGAAACACCAAGCACTAGAAGCTGAAAGAAACGAGCTCGAACAAAGGCAAAAG GAAGAACAAGAAGCAGCCATTAAACAGCTAAGAAAAAACCTCAAGTTTAAGGCTAATCCGGTGCCTAACTTCTATTACCAAGGACCTCCCGTGAAACCAGAGCTTAAGAAG TTTCCTTTGACGCGTCCAAAGTCCCCCAAACTCAATCTCTCTAGGAGAAAGAGTTGCGGAGATGCCATTAACTCTTCTGGTGAAGAGAATCCGAAGTCAGTCTCTACACAGAACCGACACAGCGTCGGCAAAACAGAGTTGAAGCCTGTGAGTGTGAATGAAGATTCTTCCATGGAGGAAGGGGTTACCATAACCTAA